From Brochothrix thermosphacta DSM 20171 = FSL F6-1036, a single genomic window includes:
- a CDS encoding TerC family protein, which yields MDTSLLLQYGWVLVVLIGLEVVLSADNAVVMAVMVKGLKPEKQKKALFYGLLGAMILRFSALFVISLLVDMWYVQALGAVYLIYLAIKHFIPSRKQKKVSHTNEKEPSFWGTVIKVELSDIAFAIDSILAAAALVITLPNTHTFNIGGMDGWKFIVMFLGGFVGLLCIRFAATRIVRWLGIYPVLEKAAFILVGWVGIKLAVLTLAHKDIALLPLNFPESVGWQVTFWGVMIVIIIGALIKVKQTPKKG from the coding sequence ATGGATACAAGTTTATTGCTGCAATATGGTTGGGTTTTAGTTGTGTTAATTGGATTAGAAGTTGTTTTGTCAGCGGATAATGCGGTTGTTATGGCAGTTATGGTGAAAGGACTTAAACCAGAAAAACAAAAAAAGGCACTGTTTTATGGTCTTTTAGGAGCAATGATTCTACGATTCAGTGCGCTATTTGTTATTTCATTGCTAGTAGATATGTGGTATGTCCAAGCATTAGGTGCTGTTTACCTAATATACCTTGCAATTAAACATTTTATTCCTAGCAGAAAACAAAAAAAAGTATCTCACACCAATGAAAAAGAACCTTCGTTTTGGGGGACCGTTATTAAAGTAGAATTATCTGATATTGCTTTTGCAATTGATTCAATTCTTGCAGCGGCAGCTTTGGTTATCACGCTTCCAAATACGCATACCTTTAATATAGGTGGTATGGATGGGTGGAAGTTCATTGTGATGTTCTTAGGTGGCTTTGTGGGTCTATTGTGTATTAGATTTGCAGCGACTAGGATTGTCCGTTGGCTTGGGATTTATCCGGTACTAGAAAAAGCAGCTTTTATATTAGTGGGTTGGGTAGGTATTAAATTAGCCGTATTAACTCTGGCTCATAAAGACATCGCTTTGTTACCCTTAAACTTTCCTGAAAGTGTGGGTTGGCAAGTGACATTCTGGGGTGTTATGATTGTGATAATTATCGGCGCTTTAATAAAGGTTAAACAAACACCTAAGAAAGGGTGA
- a CDS encoding M42 family metallopeptidase: protein MKITTESTMNTILELTNIASPTGHTEKIMEHITHRLEAVGLEVRNTNKGNRIVTIAGEDNTQHRLLTAHVDTLGAMVKEVKSNGRLALTLVGGFRFNAIEGEYCTIETADGRKYTGTILMHQTTVHVYQDSGSAERNAVNMEVRLDEKVVSADETRSLGIEVGDFISFDPRSVRAGDFIKSRHLDDKVSVAVLLEALMLLAKEKITLPYTTHFLISNNEEIGYGGNSSIPEEVVEYIAVDMGAIGDGQTSDEYHVSICAKDSSGPYHYGLRQHLVGLAQASEIAYCVDIYPFYGSDASAAMKAGADVKHALIGAGIEASHAYERTHKEAVVATEELVCAYLFSPLAKN, encoded by the coding sequence ATGAAAATTACAACAGAATCTACAATGAACACAATTTTAGAATTAACAAATATTGCGAGCCCTACGGGTCATACAGAGAAGATTATGGAACATATTACGCATCGATTGGAAGCGGTTGGATTAGAGGTTCGTAACACTAATAAAGGTAATCGTATTGTAACTATCGCAGGTGAGGATAATACACAACACCGTTTATTAACAGCACATGTTGATACATTAGGTGCGATGGTTAAAGAAGTTAAAAGTAATGGTCGTTTAGCTTTAACTCTAGTTGGCGGTTTTAGATTTAATGCGATTGAAGGGGAATATTGCACGATTGAAACAGCAGATGGACGTAAATATACAGGCACAATTCTGATGCACCAAACAACTGTACATGTTTATCAAGATTCAGGATCAGCTGAACGTAATGCTGTAAATATGGAAGTTCGGTTAGATGAAAAAGTTGTATCAGCAGATGAGACTCGCTCATTAGGTATTGAAGTCGGTGATTTTATTAGCTTTGATCCACGTAGTGTGCGAGCGGGTGATTTTATCAAATCGCGTCATCTTGACGATAAGGTCAGTGTCGCTGTGTTGTTAGAAGCTTTGATGCTGTTAGCTAAAGAGAAAATAACATTGCCTTATACGACACATTTTTTAATCTCTAATAATGAAGAGATTGGTTATGGGGGAAATTCAAGTATCCCTGAAGAAGTTGTCGAGTATATTGCTGTCGATATGGGAGCAATAGGTGATGGACAAACAAGCGATGAGTACCACGTGTCTATTTGTGCTAAAGATAGTAGTGGCCCTTATCATTATGGCTTACGTCAACATCTTGTAGGGTTAGCGCAAGCGAGTGAGATTGCTTATTGTGTTGATATATATCCATTTTATGGTTCAGATGCTAGTGCTGCCATGAAAGCAGGCGCTGATGTAAAGCATGCGCTTATTGGAGCCGGAATTGAAGCGTCACACGCATATGAACGTACTCATAAAGAGGCAGTTGTTGCAACTGAGGAACTAGTTTGTGCATACTTATTCTCTCCTTTAGCCAAAAACTGA
- the fabI gene encoding enoyl-ACP reductase FabI, which yields MHLNFENKTYLIMGVANKRSIAWGIAQELDKAGAKLIFSYSKERSAKGLVKLAADLSDLNKEAPMVKCDVTSDEDITTAVTELKEKVGTLNGIVHSVAFANKDFLGDDYSAVDRASFAQALDISAYSFTAIIRAAKLADLLAENASLLTLTYLGGERVIQNYNLMGVAKAALESSVRYLASEYGPTGVRVNAISAGPIRTLSARGVGNFSESQKMVEERAPLRRVTTVEEVGTTAVFLLSDMASGITGENIHVDSGYHIIGY from the coding sequence ATGCATTTAAACTTTGAAAATAAAACATATTTAATTATGGGTGTTGCTAATAAACGCAGCATCGCATGGGGGATTGCCCAAGAACTTGATAAAGCAGGAGCTAAATTAATTTTTTCATATTCAAAAGAACGTTCAGCAAAAGGATTGGTAAAATTAGCCGCAGACTTATCGGATTTAAATAAAGAAGCACCGATGGTGAAATGTGATGTTACAAGCGACGAAGATATCACAACAGCAGTGACTGAGTTAAAAGAAAAAGTGGGTACTTTAAACGGTATCGTTCATTCAGTCGCGTTTGCTAATAAAGACTTTTTAGGTGATGATTATTCTGCAGTTGATCGTGCGAGCTTTGCTCAAGCGTTGGATATCAGTGCTTACTCGTTTACAGCAATCATTCGCGCTGCGAAGTTAGCAGACTTACTTGCTGAAAATGCAAGCTTACTAACGTTAACATATCTAGGTGGAGAACGCGTTATCCAAAATTACAACTTAATGGGTGTAGCAAAAGCTGCATTAGAATCATCTGTTCGATACTTAGCAAGTGAATACGGACCAACAGGCGTTCGTGTGAATGCGATTTCCGCAGGACCTATTCGTACATTATCAGCACGTGGCGTTGGAAACTTTAGTGAGTCACAAAAAATGGTTGAAGAACGCGCACCATTACGTCGAGTTACTACAGTTGAAGAAGTTGGAACGACGGCTGTATTCCTCTTAAGTGATATGGCTAGTGGCATTACAGGTGAAAATATTCATGTCGATAGTGGCTACCATATTATTGGCTACTAA
- a CDS encoding RluA family pseudouridine synthase: MKLRWTALAEENGLLLRTFLSHHHVSKRLLAAIKFSGGEIRVNNHVENVRYKIVTGDIVTVQTPIEQENESLIPEIGPLKVIYEDDFLLIVDKPAGVASITAQYHPTKTMANFIKGHYYSKGENQAIHIVSRLDKDTSGIMLIAKDRYSHARLSELHQQGLVKRSYRAFAKGRIETKSPIIEPIGRQDGSIMVREVRSDGKYAETHFEVLERNKEWTDVAVELKTGRTHQIRVHFQHIGHTLMGDDMYLGDMSEIQRQALHSEKLTLIHPFTDEEMSFHCEVPADMQAMLDRL; encoded by the coding sequence ATGAAATTAAGATGGACGGCTCTTGCCGAAGAAAATGGATTACTTCTCAGAACTTTTTTGAGTCATCATCATGTATCTAAACGATTACTTGCAGCTATTAAATTTAGCGGTGGTGAAATTCGTGTGAATAACCATGTGGAAAATGTAAGATATAAAATCGTAACAGGTGATATTGTCACTGTTCAAACACCAATAGAGCAAGAAAACGAGTCATTAATACCTGAAATTGGGCCTTTAAAAGTGATTTATGAAGATGATTTTTTATTGATAGTTGATAAACCAGCAGGCGTTGCATCAATTACTGCGCAGTATCATCCAACCAAAACAATGGCGAATTTTATAAAAGGCCATTACTACTCTAAAGGTGAAAATCAAGCTATTCATATCGTCTCTCGTTTAGATAAAGATACATCAGGTATTATGCTTATTGCTAAGGATCGATACAGTCATGCAAGACTTAGTGAATTACATCAGCAAGGATTGGTTAAACGTAGTTACCGTGCTTTTGCAAAAGGAAGAATTGAGACGAAAAGCCCGATTATAGAACCAATTGGACGCCAAGATGGTAGCATCATGGTGCGTGAAGTGCGTTCAGATGGGAAGTATGCCGAGACACACTTTGAAGTGTTAGAACGAAACAAAGAGTGGACGGATGTAGCTGTAGAATTAAAAACGGGGCGTACACATCAAATACGTGTGCATTTTCAACATATTGGGCATACCTTAATGGGTGATGATATGTATCTTGGTGATATGAGTGAAATTCAACGCCAAGCACTGCATAGTGAAAAATTAACTTTAATCCATCCGTTTACTGATGAAGAAATGTCTTTTCATTGTGAAGTGCCAGCTGATATGCAAGCGATGCTCGATAGATTATAA
- a CDS encoding alpha/beta hydrolase has translation MNVKTNQQDHLQSHFLNETMPFIIHYPPNYEPTRKYRYLIAQDAQDFMQFGRLFKTIDRNINDNKLQEFIIILLPYESVKIRAQRCHPNGSEFLLYQRFIAEELVPYLDLKLPSFQDAKSRFLAGVSLGATLSIALCLRYPSTFGKVCLFSPFLDEDMLEKCRTQTPVTLVVSHVYGTQEHHVDTTFGNPDCDFTTPNQHLEQIWCENLYYSSWTFEGGHTWKNWQQELSASLQVFNEKEF, from the coding sequence ATGAATGTAAAAACGAATCAACAGGATCACTTACAAAGCCATTTTCTAAATGAGACGATGCCGTTCATTATACATTATCCCCCGAATTATGAACCAACGCGTAAATACCGTTATTTAATTGCACAAGATGCGCAAGATTTTATGCAGTTTGGAAGACTATTTAAAACAATAGATCGAAACATAAATGACAATAAACTCCAAGAGTTTATTATCATTCTTCTTCCCTACGAATCAGTGAAAATCAGAGCACAACGTTGTCATCCTAATGGTTCAGAATTTTTACTATATCAACGTTTTATTGCTGAAGAATTGGTACCTTATCTTGATTTAAAACTCCCCTCCTTCCAGGATGCGAAAAGTCGCTTTTTAGCCGGTGTATCCTTAGGTGCAACATTAAGTATTGCACTATGCTTGCGTTACCCATCTACTTTTGGTAAAGTATGTTTATTCTCGCCGTTTTTAGACGAAGATATGCTGGAAAAATGTCGTACCCAGACACCTGTAACCTTAGTAGTATCGCACGTTTATGGTACACAGGAGCATCATGTTGATACTACCTTTGGTAATCCGGATTGTGATTTTACCACGCCTAATCAACACTTAGAACAAATTTGGTGTGAGAACCTATATTATTCAAGTTGGACGTTTGAGGGCGGACATACTTGGAAGAACTGGCAGCAGGAACTCTCTGCTAGTTTACAAGTTTTTAATGAAAAGGAGTTTTAA
- a CDS encoding shikimate kinase, with translation MKTQNKTIVLVGFMGVGKTTIGKKVAKALDLTFNDSDKLVEEKVGLTVKEIFDVHGEIYFRGLEEAMILSCLSEDQPQVLALGGGAFINDRIREVCIEKGDAIFLKISWEEWKKRADDLRPTRPLLQKNSEDEIHTLFEARQQLYSQAPTTIVTDNLTIEEIVEAIQQR, from the coding sequence ATGAAAACTCAAAATAAGACAATTGTACTGGTTGGTTTTATGGGTGTTGGTAAAACAACTATCGGAAAAAAAGTTGCTAAAGCGTTAGATTTAACATTCAATGATAGTGATAAATTGGTAGAAGAAAAAGTTGGTTTAACAGTCAAAGAAATATTTGATGTTCATGGCGAAATATATTTCAGAGGTTTAGAAGAAGCCATGATATTAAGCTGTTTGTCTGAGGATCAACCACAAGTTTTAGCACTTGGAGGCGGTGCTTTTATCAATGATCGTATCCGTGAAGTCTGTATTGAAAAAGGGGATGCTATTTTCCTGAAAATTAGCTGGGAAGAGTGGAAAAAAAGAGCTGATGATTTGCGTCCAACGCGTCCATTACTTCAAAAAAATAGTGAAGATGAAATTCATACATTATTCGAAGCGAGACAGCAATTATATTCCCAAGCACCCACAACAATAGTAACAGATAATTTAACAATCGAAGAAATTGTAGAAGCAATTCAACAGCGATAA
- a CDS encoding peptide chain release factor 3, protein MVDSIQKEIESRKTFAIISHPDAGKTTITEQLLLFGGAIRSAGTVKGKKSGKFATSDWMEIEKQRGISVTSSVMQFDFDHYRINILDTPGHQDFSEDTYRTLMAVDSAVMVIDSAKGIEPQTMKLFKVCRMRGIPIFTFINKLDRPGRDPMDLISELEEVLEIGAYPMNWPIGMGKELVGNVDRYNHRIEQYRYEDEADRFIPLTDKNELLGDHAVKESTYFDQAMEEINLLDEAGNEFDQEAIAKGELTPVFFGSALANFGVENFLSTFVDFAPSPQPRKTEEGNLVNPTDEKFSGFIFKIQANMNKAHRDRIAFVRICSGSFEKGMNVYLTRTGKSIKLNNSTQFMADSQEIVSHAVSGDIIGLYDTGNYQIGDTITMGDKNLHFESMPQFTPELFMRVSAKNVMKQKHFHKGVEQLVQEGAIQLYKSWHAGDYMLGAVGQLQFEVFEHRMNNEYNSEIIMEPMGKKMARWIKPEDADEKLASNRNMLVRDRYDNPVFLFENEFALRWFTDKNPDVELFELI, encoded by the coding sequence ATGGTAGACTCAATTCAAAAAGAAATTGAATCGCGCAAAACGTTTGCGATTATTTCACACCCCGATGCGGGGAAAACAACAATTACGGAGCAACTGCTTTTATTTGGTGGTGCAATTCGTTCAGCAGGAACTGTAAAAGGTAAAAAATCAGGTAAGTTCGCAACATCGGATTGGATGGAAATAGAGAAACAACGTGGTATTTCTGTTACAAGTTCAGTGATGCAATTTGATTTTGATCATTACCGTATTAATATTTTAGATACACCTGGTCACCAGGATTTTAGTGAGGATACTTATCGTACATTGATGGCGGTAGATAGCGCAGTAATGGTTATTGACTCGGCTAAAGGGATTGAGCCTCAAACGATGAAACTATTTAAAGTTTGTCGTATGCGTGGTATTCCTATTTTCACATTTATTAATAAATTGGACCGCCCAGGACGCGATCCAATGGATTTAATTTCAGAGTTGGAGGAAGTACTTGAAATTGGTGCTTATCCGATGAACTGGCCAATTGGTATGGGGAAAGAGCTTGTTGGTAACGTTGATCGTTATAATCATCGTATTGAACAGTATCGTTATGAGGATGAAGCGGATCGTTTTATTCCCTTAACTGATAAAAATGAATTACTCGGTGATCATGCTGTGAAAGAATCAACCTATTTTGATCAAGCAATGGAAGAAATTAACTTGCTTGATGAAGCAGGTAATGAATTCGATCAAGAAGCCATTGCTAAAGGTGAATTAACGCCTGTATTCTTTGGTAGTGCTTTAGCTAACTTTGGTGTTGAAAACTTCTTATCAACGTTTGTTGATTTTGCACCATCTCCACAACCGCGTAAAACTGAAGAAGGTAATTTAGTAAATCCAACTGATGAGAAATTTTCAGGCTTTATCTTTAAAATCCAGGCTAACATGAATAAAGCACATCGTGATCGTATTGCATTTGTTCGTATTTGTTCAGGATCTTTTGAAAAAGGAATGAACGTTTATTTAACAAGAACCGGTAAATCAATCAAATTGAATAACTCGACACAATTTATGGCTGATAGCCAAGAAATAGTTAGTCACGCTGTTTCAGGTGATATCATTGGGTTATATGATACGGGTAATTACCAAATTGGGGATACGATTACAATGGGAGATAAAAACTTACATTTTGAAAGTATGCCACAATTTACGCCAGAATTATTTATGCGCGTATCAGCGAAAAACGTTATGAAACAAAAACATTTCCATAAAGGCGTTGAACAATTAGTCCAAGAAGGTGCAATTCAATTGTATAAATCTTGGCATGCAGGCGATTATATGCTCGGTGCAGTTGGTCAATTACAATTTGAAGTATTTGAGCACCGTATGAACAATGAGTATAATTCTGAAATCATCATGGAACCAATGGGCAAGAAAATGGCACGTTGGATTAAACCAGAAGATGCAGACGAGAAATTGGCATCTAATCGTAACATGCTTGTACGTGATCGTTATGATAATCCAGTCTTCTTGTTTGAAAATGAATTTGCGTTACGCTGGTTCACAGATAAAAACCCTGATGTAGAATTATTTGAATTAATTTAA
- a CDS encoding TerC family protein: protein MDAAMLLQYGWVLIVLIGLEGILAADNAVVMAVMVKHLEPEQQKKALFYGLVGALVFRFIALFLIATLAKYWELQAAGAAYLLYIAISNIYKKYSHKIGKQKTKKKKEGGFWATVIKVELADIAFAVDSMLAAVALAITLPKSGWGEIAEIDTAQFIVMFLGGVIGLVIIRFVATAVVNLLKKYPALETGAFVLVGWVGVKLVVMTLAHEKVAILAHDFPHGTLWQSIFYGVMVVIILASVLSSRKSKVPTDSH, encoded by the coding sequence ATGGATGCAGCAATGTTATTACAGTATGGTTGGGTATTGATTGTTTTAATTGGGTTAGAAGGAATTTTAGCAGCGGATAATGCAGTTGTAATGGCTGTAATGGTAAAACATTTAGAACCAGAGCAACAAAAGAAAGCACTTTTTTATGGATTAGTAGGGGCATTAGTTTTCCGTTTCATAGCATTGTTCTTAATTGCAACACTTGCAAAATATTGGGAACTACAAGCAGCAGGTGCAGCTTACTTACTCTACATAGCAATTTCAAATATTTATAAAAAATATTCCCATAAAATCGGCAAACAAAAAACTAAAAAGAAAAAAGAAGGCGGTTTTTGGGCAACTGTTATCAAGGTTGAACTAGCTGATATCGCTTTTGCAGTGGATTCAATGTTAGCAGCAGTTGCTTTAGCAATTACTCTACCTAAATCAGGTTGGGGTGAAATTGCTGAAATAGACACAGCACAATTCATTGTAATGTTCCTTGGGGGCGTTATTGGATTAGTTATTATTCGTTTTGTTGCAACAGCAGTTGTTAATCTCTTGAAAAAATATCCAGCGCTTGAAACAGGTGCCTTTGTACTTGTCGGTTGGGTCGGAGTTAAATTAGTTGTTATGACATTAGCACATGAAAAAGTTGCGATTTTAGCGCATGACTTTCCACATGGTACATTATGGCAAAGCATCTTCTATGGTGTGATGGTTGTTATCATCCTTGCAAGTGTGCTAAGTTCACGTAAATCAAAGGTACCGACAGACAGTCATTAA
- a CDS encoding aldo/keto reductase produces the protein MKFKDTATFTNGVEIPRLGFGVWQAKDGQEAYEAVTHALKSGYTSIDTAAAYKNEESVGRAIKDSNLPREELFITTKVWNADQGYESTLKAFDESLKKLQLEYIDLYLIHWPVADKYSDTWRALENLYETGKVRAIGVCNFHEHHLTELFKTAKIKPMINQIELHPKLSQEPLRAFCEKHQIIVEAWSPLGNGKILTDSTIAEIAKAHEKSPAQIILRWDLQHGIVTIPKSVNVGRIAENTQLFDFELSAAEMAKIDALNEDHRTGPDPDNFNF, from the coding sequence ATGAAATTCAAAGATACTGCTACATTTACAAATGGTGTTGAAATCCCCCGTTTGGGCTTTGGTGTATGGCAAGCGAAAGATGGTCAAGAAGCTTATGAAGCTGTCACACATGCACTTAAATCGGGTTATACTAGTATTGATACAGCTGCTGCTTATAAGAATGAAGAAAGTGTCGGACGTGCTATTAAAGATTCAAATCTCCCTCGTGAAGAGCTATTTATAACAACAAAAGTATGGAATGCTGATCAAGGTTACGAATCAACACTTAAAGCCTTTGATGAAAGTTTAAAAAAATTACAATTGGAGTATATTGACCTTTATTTGATTCATTGGCCAGTAGCTGATAAATATAGTGACACATGGCGTGCGCTTGAAAATTTATATGAAACAGGTAAAGTACGCGCTATTGGTGTTTGTAATTTCCATGAACATCACTTAACAGAATTGTTCAAAACTGCAAAAATAAAACCAATGATTAATCAAATTGAATTACATCCAAAACTTTCGCAAGAACCGCTTCGAGCATTTTGTGAAAAACATCAAATTATTGTTGAAGCATGGTCTCCACTTGGTAATGGTAAAATTCTTACAGATTCAACGATTGCTGAAATTGCTAAAGCGCATGAAAAATCACCCGCACAAATCATTTTACGCTGGGATTTACAACATGGCATTGTGACCATACCGAAATCAGTCAATGTTGGTCGTATTGCTGAAAACACACAACTATTTGATTTTGAATTGTCCGCTGCTGAAATGGCTAAGATTGATGCTCTCAATGAAGATCATCGTACCGGTCCTGATCCTGACAACTTTAATTTTTAA
- the rpiA gene encoding ribose-5-phosphate isomerase RpiA: protein MNGKQAAGERALDYIEDGMVVGLGTGSTVFYFLQALSKKVAEGLQVTGVVTSIQTAKLAEELNIPLMDLNDVKVIDVCVDGADEIYTESGHIYGIKGGGGALLFEKLVAETAKMRIWIADDAKVVSHLGAFGLPVEVVQFGYMQVFQQLTAKGYAPKQRLNEDDTPYTTDSGNYLLDLQFEPITDPISLATELKMMTGVVEHGLFNDITEVTIIADATGSAMVTEI from the coding sequence ATGAATGGCAAACAAGCTGCAGGAGAACGTGCATTAGACTATATTGAAGATGGTATGGTTGTAGGACTAGGAACAGGTTCGACTGTTTTTTATTTTTTACAAGCATTGTCAAAAAAAGTAGCAGAAGGTTTACAAGTCACAGGCGTCGTTACATCAATTCAAACGGCTAAATTAGCAGAAGAATTAAACATCCCTTTAATGGATTTAAACGATGTTAAAGTGATTGATGTGTGTGTGGATGGTGCTGATGAAATCTATACTGAATCAGGACATATATACGGAATCAAAGGTGGAGGCGGTGCGTTACTATTTGAAAAACTAGTGGCTGAAACCGCAAAAATGCGTATTTGGATTGCTGATGATGCGAAGGTGGTATCGCATTTAGGAGCGTTCGGTTTACCTGTGGAAGTTGTTCAATTTGGTTATATGCAAGTTTTCCAGCAATTAACAGCTAAAGGATATGCACCGAAGCAACGCTTGAATGAAGATGACACCCCTTATACAACAGATAGTGGTAACTATCTATTGGATTTACAATTTGAACCAATCACTGACCCGATATCTTTGGCAACAGAACTTAAAATGATGACGGGTGTAGTAGAACATGGTTTATTTAATGATATAACAGAAGTAACTATTATTGCCGATGCTACTGGATCAGCGATGGTTACTGAAATTTAA
- a CDS encoding MDR family MFS transporter — MKTTHVKWVTVAIFVSTFMTAIEGTIVSTAVPRIVSELNGISIMNWVFSIYLLTSAVCVPIFGKLADIFGRKPIFIIGTIVFMIGSALCGLAQDMTQLIIFRAIQGIGAGSIMPLSFIIIADIYSVEKRAKVMGLNGAAWGIAGIFGPLLGGFLVDFLTWHWIFFINVPIGIILIILMQIFFHEKVEKSEQTIDYIGTFLLTIGLVALLLGFQFAGDTLSWVSPNVLLAFGIAVLFLGLFIWQENRTKYPILPLPMFKNLSFTFANVVAILASAFLIGVNVYMPMWVQGILGLSATIAGFTLAPMSITWIIGSFIGGKMIESSSIRRVIGLGTFFIGLAGLWLMVLTKDATIWMFLGASAVMGLGFGITITMTTITAQNVVAPRDMGAATSVNTLFRTLGQVMGMAIFGTIFNSTTTRLLAENKSPGVTHDNLTQLLNPNHAPIAAEAVAQLKDVLYSGLHTVFISMLVITIITFLFHLPIKTMKYK, encoded by the coding sequence TTGAAAACAACACACGTTAAATGGGTAACCGTTGCGATATTTGTTTCTACCTTCATGACTGCCATTGAAGGAACGATTGTTTCGACAGCCGTCCCTCGTATCGTCAGCGAATTGAATGGTATTTCAATTATGAACTGGGTATTCTCAATCTACTTACTAACTTCCGCTGTCTGTGTTCCTATTTTCGGGAAACTGGCAGATATCTTTGGCAGAAAACCAATTTTTATTATTGGTACAATCGTCTTTATGATTGGTTCTGCTCTTTGTGGCTTGGCCCAAGATATGACACAATTGATTATCTTCCGTGCAATCCAAGGGATTGGTGCTGGATCAATTATGCCGCTTAGCTTTATTATTATTGCTGATATTTACTCTGTTGAAAAACGCGCAAAAGTTATGGGACTTAATGGAGCAGCCTGGGGTATTGCAGGTATTTTCGGACCTTTATTAGGAGGATTTCTTGTTGATTTCCTTACTTGGCACTGGATTTTCTTTATCAATGTTCCAATCGGTATTATTTTAATAATATTAATGCAAATTTTCTTCCACGAAAAAGTTGAAAAATCAGAACAAACAATTGATTATATTGGAACGTTCTTACTTACTATTGGTTTAGTTGCACTTTTACTTGGATTCCAATTCGCAGGCGATACATTAAGTTGGGTTTCGCCAAATGTATTATTAGCATTTGGTATCGCAGTTCTCTTTTTAGGACTCTTTATTTGGCAAGAAAATCGAACAAAATACCCAATTTTACCATTGCCAATGTTCAAAAACCTTTCATTTACGTTCGCTAATGTAGTTGCCATTTTAGCAAGTGCATTCTTAATTGGTGTCAATGTTTATATGCCAATGTGGGTGCAAGGTATCCTTGGCTTAAGTGCAACAATTGCCGGCTTCACACTAGCACCAATGTCTATCACTTGGATTATTGGTTCATTTATTGGTGGAAAAATGATTGAAAGTTCTAGTATCCGTCGTGTTATTGGTTTAGGAACATTCTTTATTGGCCTTGCAGGTCTTTGGTTAATGGTTCTTACAAAAGATGCAACCATTTGGATGTTCCTCGGTGCCTCTGCTGTAATGGGACTAGGTTTTGGTATCACGATTACTATGACAACAATCACAGCTCAAAATGTGGTAGCCCCACGAGATATGGGAGCAGCTACTTCTGTTAATACATTGTTCCGTACATTAGGACAAGTTATGGGTATGGCTATCTTTGGTACAATTTTCAACTCGACGACAACACGTCTTCTTGCTGAAAATAAAAGCCCAGGTGTTACACATGATAATTTAACACAACTATTAAACCCTAATCACGCACCAATCGCTGCTGAAGCAGTTGCTCAATTAAAAGATGTACTTTACAGTGGGTTACACACGGTATTTATTTCGATGCTTGTCATTACAATTATTACTTTCTTATTCCATCTTCCAATCAAAACAATGAAGTATAAATAA
- a CDS encoding GNAT family N-acetyltransferase — protein MTVIKINHTNAEELAIVKNIRAKVFVEEQNFSPDEDNDGKESECEHFLAYDDETGHPVATGRLYIHDNLGKVQRICVLKEGRGKGFGREIILAIEKSAKEDQLDGLYLSAQEHAVLFYEKLGFVATSGERYLDMGGIWHVDMEYKIPVYS, from the coding sequence ATGACAGTTATTAAAATCAACCATACGAATGCTGAGGAATTAGCTATCGTAAAAAACATCCGCGCGAAAGTATTTGTTGAGGAACAAAATTTCTCACCTGATGAAGATAATGATGGGAAAGAATCAGAATGTGAACATTTTTTAGCTTATGATGATGAAACAGGTCATCCAGTAGCAACTGGACGTTTATACATTCACGATAACCTTGGCAAAGTGCAACGCATTTGTGTATTAAAAGAAGGCCGTGGTAAAGGCTTTGGCCGTGAAATTATTCTTGCGATTGAAAAATCAGCTAAAGAAGATCAACTAGACGGTTTATACCTATCAGCTCAAGAACACGCTGTACTATTTTATGAAAAACTAGGATTTGTAGCTACATCCGGTGAACGCTATTTGGACATGGGCGGTATCTGGCACGTTGATATGGAATATAAAATCCCAGTCTATTCATAA